One Methylocapsa sp. D3K7 DNA window includes the following coding sequences:
- a CDS encoding metalloregulator ArsR/SmtB family transcription factor, which translates to MDNLPSSLDLVFGALADPTRRAVLERLGEGDASIGELAQPFDMALPSLMKHVRVLEAVGLVESQKSGRVRTCRLKPVAMTDAERWLAEQRAVWEARLDRLEAYVKTIEKKSRKRRLK; encoded by the coding sequence ATGGATAACTTACCATCGAGTCTCGACCTTGTGTTCGGCGCTCTTGCGGACCCAACCAGGAGAGCGGTCCTTGAGCGTCTAGGGGAGGGCGACGCCTCGATCGGGGAACTCGCCCAACCATTTGACATGGCGCTGCCTAGTCTGATGAAGCACGTTCGGGTGCTGGAGGCCGTCGGCCTCGTTGAATCTCAGAAGAGTGGGCGCGTTCGCACCTGCCGGTTGAAGCCGGTCGCCATGACCGATGCTGAACGTTGGCTGGCCGAGCAGCGTGCGGTTTGGGAGGCGCGCCTGGATCGGCTCGAGGCCTATGTGAAGACAATTGAGAAGAAGTCCCGGAAAAGAAGGTTGAAATGA
- the recN gene encoding DNA repair protein RecN yields MLVSLSIRDIVLIDKLDLEFARGLTILTGETGAGKSILLDAFSLALGARGDGGLVRQGQAQGQVSASFELAPGHPAFAAAQAQDIDTDGGLILRRVQLADGRSRAFVNDQRVTTQGLRAIACELVEIHGQHDDRALVNSSTHRQLIDAYGGLKGEAATVRDAYARVRALKAESARELARVEKARAEADYLRHAAAELVALAVEPDEEPALSERRATMMQAEKVAGELRDVQAAVTGEHSPMPGLSAALRRLERRQTQAPRLIAPVAEALDAALDALDLAGQAVDQALREADFEPRELERIEERLFALRAAGRKYTTAVHALPQLADKFAADLAALDAGEARLITLTRDVEAAEASYAAAARVLSAARKKAAAALDAAVCAELGPLKLEGACFMTEISKEADGPDGCDQVEFWVRTNPGTKPGPLMKIASGGELARFMLALKVVLADRGSAPTLVFDEIDTGAGGAVADAMGQRLARLASRVQVLAVTHAPQVAARAKGHFRIAKDATDKGQRVATQVVHLEMDARREEIARMLAGATITDEARAAAGRLLDSAG; encoded by the coding sequence ATGCTCGTTTCGCTCTCGATTCGCGATATCGTCTTAATCGACAAACTCGACCTCGAGTTTGCGCGTGGCTTGACGATTCTGACCGGGGAGACAGGCGCGGGCAAATCGATTTTGCTCGACGCGTTTTCTCTCGCGCTTGGCGCCAGGGGGGACGGCGGTTTGGTCCGCCAGGGCCAAGCGCAAGGTCAAGTCAGCGCGAGTTTCGAGCTTGCCCCCGGTCATCCCGCTTTTGCGGCGGCGCAGGCGCAAGATATTGATACGGATGGCGGCCTCATTCTCCGGCGGGTGCAACTCGCGGATGGCCGCAGCCGTGCGTTCGTCAATGATCAGCGGGTGACAACCCAAGGGTTGCGCGCGATCGCCTGTGAACTCGTCGAAATCCATGGGCAGCATGACGATCGGGCACTCGTCAATTCGAGCACCCACCGGCAGTTGATCGATGCTTATGGCGGCCTGAAAGGTGAGGCCGCCACGGTGCGCGACGCTTATGCGCGTGTCCGCGCCCTCAAGGCGGAGAGCGCCCGCGAACTGGCGCGGGTCGAGAAGGCCCGCGCGGAGGCGGATTACCTTCGCCATGCGGCTGCCGAGTTGGTTGCGCTTGCAGTCGAGCCGGATGAAGAGCCCGCGCTCTCTGAACGCCGCGCCACAATGATGCAAGCCGAGAAGGTTGCAGGGGAACTTCGCGACGTGCAGGCGGCGGTGACCGGTGAACATTCGCCGATGCCCGGCCTCTCTGCAGCCCTGCGAAGATTGGAACGGCGTCAGACTCAAGCTCCTCGATTGATCGCGCCTGTCGCCGAAGCGCTCGATGCCGCCCTGGATGCCCTCGATCTTGCCGGACAGGCCGTGGATCAGGCCTTGCGAGAAGCCGATTTTGAGCCGCGCGAATTGGAGCGGATCGAGGAACGGCTGTTCGCCTTGCGGGCAGCGGGACGCAAATATACAACCGCCGTCCATGCACTTCCCCAGCTTGCCGATAAATTTGCCGCAGACCTTGCCGCGCTCGATGCCGGCGAAGCTAGACTCATCACCTTGACACGAGACGTCGAAGCCGCGGAGGCCTCGTATGCGGCAGCGGCACGGGTTTTGTCAGCCGCGCGGAAGAAAGCGGCCGCCGCATTGGATGCCGCGGTGTGTGCCGAACTCGGACCGCTCAAGCTCGAAGGCGCCTGTTTCATGACGGAAATCAGCAAAGAGGCGGATGGTCCCGACGGGTGCGATCAGGTCGAATTTTGGGTGCGAACCAACCCCGGAACAAAGCCCGGGCCATTGATGAAAATCGCTTCGGGCGGCGAACTCGCACGCTTCATGCTGGCGCTGAAAGTGGTTCTCGCCGACCGCGGCTCGGCGCCAACACTTGTCTTTGATGAAATCGACACTGGCGCCGGTGGCGCGGTCGCCGATGCCATGGGCCAGCGGCTGGCGCGGCTCGCCTCCCGCGTGCAAGTGCTGGCCGTCACGCATGCGCCGCAAGTCGCGGCGAGAGCCAAGGGCCATTTCCGCATCGCCAAGGATGCCACTGATAAAGGTCAGCGCGTCGCGACGCAGGTGGTCCATCTCGAAATGGACGCCCGCCGCGAGGAAATCGCCCGCATGCTCGCCGGCGCGACGATCACCGACGAAGCGCGCGCCGCCGCAGGGCGGCTGCTGGACAGTGCTGGGTAA
- a CDS encoding pentapeptide repeat-containing protein, with protein sequence MFHVKRFGTIDAKVLASRRSGPPLGLVRPAKAAVFLRLFWGRGWAAMSNDPEEPESGAGAAKPPQKSKAEDNPWYLLATLYGEPALEDSELRTKNRIAWNRYFAANLDDETREQLIEQKRHPAEDLTPLSAEELAEVGEAFVKRASSSATQVLPPFNIMINFSGVQFTNNVYFADYLFAGVTFFVDANFFGELNSYSGATFFGGTFFDRVIFSGNAHFHCANFCGGASFIYVTFLSGACFDGAIFPSAADFLNSTFSQYAGFRDATFCRYAAFHGATFSGQSFFNQTKFYGRVLFDGAKFHMRSSFVRVEMKEETSFENATFFGETRFTSAIFERTCSFVNAEMKGETFFDTMAFNMEPPKFFGAKLHQGTVWRGITWPPTPKGKDEAGVFVDAYACLKLEMDRLKKHEDELKFFSLELRSLRILRESKFRGSGIPIALYGIICDYGRSYIRPLIGLFVVAAIGALIFLPFKILSPWESLSLSFANTFNVFGFRKDYFDAATISNLPDLLKVLSAVQTILGTILLFLVGLGIRNRFRMK encoded by the coding sequence ATGTTTCACGTGAAACGTTTTGGTACGATTGACGCAAAAGTTTTGGCAAGCCGCAGGTCAGGCCCGCCTCTCGGCTTGGTGCGACCGGCGAAAGCGGCTGTCTTTTTGCGGCTATTTTGGGGGAGGGGATGGGCGGCGATGAGCAATGATCCGGAGGAGCCAGAGAGCGGGGCAGGCGCGGCTAAGCCACCGCAGAAGTCTAAGGCCGAGGATAATCCTTGGTATCTGCTGGCGACGCTCTATGGAGAGCCTGCCCTTGAGGATAGCGAGCTGCGAACGAAGAATCGGATCGCCTGGAATCGCTACTTCGCGGCTAACCTCGACGATGAAACACGCGAGCAATTAATCGAACAAAAGCGGCATCCCGCAGAAGATCTAACCCCTTTGTCCGCAGAAGAGCTAGCCGAGGTTGGGGAAGCCTTTGTCAAGAGAGCAAGTTCCTCGGCAACGCAGGTTCTCCCTCCGTTCAATATTATGATCAATTTCTCAGGTGTTCAATTCACTAACAATGTATATTTTGCAGACTATCTCTTCGCGGGGGTAACTTTTTTTGTCGACGCGAATTTCTTCGGCGAACTTAACTCATACTCCGGCGCGACCTTTTTCGGTGGTACATTTTTTGATCGCGTTATTTTCTCCGGAAATGCCCACTTTCATTGTGCGAATTTCTGTGGTGGCGCCTCGTTTATCTATGTGACTTTCTTGAGTGGCGCCTGCTTTGATGGCGCGATATTCCCTAGTGCCGCCGATTTTTTAAATTCGACTTTCTCGCAATATGCAGGGTTTAGAGACGCAACATTTTGTAGATACGCTGCATTTCATGGCGCTACCTTCTCTGGTCAGAGCTTCTTTAATCAAACGAAATTCTATGGTCGGGTGTTGTTTGACGGAGCGAAATTTCACATGCGGAGCAGCTTTGTCAGAGTGGAGATGAAGGAGGAGACCTCATTTGAGAATGCGACATTCTTCGGGGAGACGCGCTTCACTAGTGCAATTTTTGAAAGGACGTGCAGCTTTGTCAATGCGGAGATGAAAGGAGAAACCTTTTTCGATACAATGGCGTTCAACATGGAGCCTCCTAAATTTTTCGGTGCCAAACTTCACCAGGGCACCGTGTGGCGTGGAATAACTTGGCCACCAACTCCGAAAGGCAAGGATGAGGCGGGGGTGTTCGTTGATGCCTATGCTTGTCTCAAGCTCGAAATGGACCGGCTAAAAAAGCACGAGGACGAGCTCAAATTCTTTTCTCTCGAATTGCGATCGCTCCGGATCTTGCGAGAGAGCAAATTTAGAGGATCAGGGATTCCGATCGCCCTTTATGGGATCATCTGCGATTATGGCCGCAGCTATATCAGGCCACTGATTGGGCTTTTCGTGGTGGCGGCAATCGGTGCCTTGATCTTCTTACCATTCAAAATACTATCGCCCTGGGAATCCCTGAGTCTCAGTTTCGCAAATACCTTTAATGTTTTTGGCTTTCGCAAAGATTATTTTGATGCTGCGACGATCAGCAATCTTCCCGATCTCTTGAAAGTCCTTTCCGCCGTTCAAACCATCCTCGGTACAATTCTCCTTTTTCTCGTCGGCCTTGGCATTCGCAATCGATTCCGCATGAAATAG
- a CDS encoding GNAT family N-acetyltransferase, translating into MTSPYTVQVAQSLREIDAAQWDACANPQADGQAPDPHGDESHEAERFNPFISHAFLRALETSKSIGPRTGWTSTHLLVKDTDGRLAAAAPAYLKTHSMGEYVFDHGWADAYHRAGLHYYPKLQVAVPFTPVTGRRLLVAPGHGEAARSALLGGLRAWREKIEASSIHITFPTRTEWEALGASGFLQRTGQQFHFLNQGYADFEAFLSDLASRKRKVIRRERKEALADGITIELLTGADIKEIHWDAFFHFYMDTGERKWGTPYLSRAFFSLAGAAMSEYILLVMAKRKGRYIAGALNFIGKDALYGRNWGAIEEHPFLHFEVCYYQAIAFAIARGLSRVEAGAQGEHKLARGYRAVATFSAHDIGDKRFARAIEDYLQRERVHIDEAMREYEELAPFKKVP; encoded by the coding sequence ATGACATCGCCCTACACCGTCCAAGTCGCGCAATCTTTGCGCGAAATCGACGCCGCGCAATGGGACGCCTGTGCCAATCCACAGGCAGATGGGCAAGCGCCGGACCCGCACGGCGATGAAAGTCATGAGGCCGAGCGGTTCAATCCTTTTATCTCGCATGCTTTCCTCAGAGCCCTGGAAACGTCCAAATCGATTGGTCCCCGGACCGGCTGGACGAGCACGCATCTTCTCGTCAAGGATACAGACGGCCGTCTCGCCGCCGCCGCGCCCGCCTATCTCAAAACCCATTCAATGGGCGAATATGTCTTCGATCATGGCTGGGCCGATGCGTATCATCGCGCGGGCTTGCATTATTATCCAAAGCTGCAAGTCGCCGTGCCGTTCACACCGGTCACTGGCCGCAGGCTGCTCGTTGCGCCAGGGCATGGCGAGGCGGCGCGCTCGGCCTTGCTCGGCGGGCTGCGGGCCTGGCGCGAAAAAATCGAAGCCTCATCAATCCACATCACCTTCCCGACAAGGACTGAATGGGAGGCGCTTGGCGCTTCCGGGTTCCTGCAGCGGACCGGGCAGCAGTTTCATTTCCTCAACCAAGGTTACGCGGATTTCGAGGCTTTCCTGTCCGATCTCGCATCACGCAAGCGCAAGGTGATCCGGCGCGAGCGGAAGGAAGCATTGGCGGACGGCATCACGATTGAACTTCTGACTGGCGCCGATATCAAGGAAATCCATTGGGACGCATTTTTCCACTTTTACATGGACACCGGTGAGCGCAAATGGGGCACGCCATATCTCAGCCGCGCGTTTTTCTCATTGGCCGGCGCGGCGATGAGCGAGTATATTCTTTTGGTCATGGCCAAGCGCAAGGGCCGCTATATCGCGGGTGCCCTCAATTTCATAGGCAAGGATGCCCTCTACGGCCGCAATTGGGGAGCGATCGAGGAACATCCCTTTTTGCATTTCGAGGTCTGCTACTATCAGGCCATCGCCTTCGCGATTGCGCGAGGACTCTCCCGCGTCGAGGCGGGTGCGCAAGGCGAGCATAAGCTGGCCAGAGGCTATCGCGCGGTTGCAACCTTCTCGGCACATGACATCGGCGACAAACGGTTTGCCCGCGCGATCGAGGATTATCTGCAGCGGGAGCGTGTTCATATCGATGAGGCGATGCGCGAATATGAGGAGCTCGCACCCTTCAAAAAGGTGCCTTGA
- a CDS encoding HIT family protein: MPSAYDETNIFAKILRGEVPCYKVYEDDAVLAFMDVMPQADGHVLVLPKQPSRNILDADPDVLSALIPRVQKIARAVKKALAADGITLLQYNEPAGGQTVFHLHVHIVPRWTGVELRRHAGAMEKPEVLEAFRAKIAAAIDGA, encoded by the coding sequence ATGCCATCGGCTTATGACGAGACAAACATATTCGCGAAAATCCTGCGCGGCGAAGTCCCGTGCTACAAGGTCTATGAGGACGATGCGGTACTCGCCTTCATGGATGTCATGCCGCAAGCCGACGGTCATGTGCTGGTCCTGCCAAAACAGCCTTCACGCAATATTCTCGATGCCGACCCCGATGTTCTTTCTGCACTGATACCGCGGGTGCAGAAAATCGCGCGTGCGGTTAAGAAGGCGCTCGCGGCGGATGGAATCACCCTCCTTCAATATAACGAACCCGCCGGCGGCCAGACGGTATTCCACCTGCATGTCCATATTGTCCCGCGCTGGACGGGTGTGGAGTTGCGGCGGCACGCGGGTGCAATGGAGAAACCGGAGGTGCTCGAAGCTTTCCGTGCCAAGATCGCGGCAGCGATTGATGGAGCTTAG
- the clpA gene encoding ATP-dependent Clp protease ATP-binding subunit ClpA, whose translation MPSFSRNLEQSLHRALAIANERHHEYATLEHLLFSLTEDGDAAAVLRACSVDLDLLRKNLREYIDQELDNLVSEDREDAKPTAGFQRVIQRAVIHVQSSGREEVTGANVLVAIFAERESHAAYFLQEQDMTRYDAVNYISHGIAKRPGLTDSSRTPRGTEEEAEAREPRDAKDNGDSKKKEGALDAYCVNLNKKARDGRIDPLIGREPEVQRTIQVLCRRHKNNPLLVGDPGVGKTAIAEGLARKIVKGEVPEVLAEATVFALDMGTLLAGTRYRGDFEERLKQVMKEIENHKKAILFIDEIHTVIGAGATSGGAMDASNLLKPALAQGVLRCIGSTTYKEYRQYFEKDRALVRRFQKIDINEPSIPDAIEIMKGLKPYFEEFHKIRYTNEAVKAAVELSARYINDRKLPDKAIDVIDETGASQMLLPEPKRKKTIGIKEVEATIATMARIPPKTVSKDDAEVLEHLTETLERVVYGQNDAIVALTAAIKLARAGLRDGEKPIGSYLFSGPTGVGKTEVARQLAVSLGVELVRFDMSEYMERHTVSRLIGAPPGYVGFDQGGLLTDAIDQHPHCVLLLDEIEKAHPDLYNILLQVMDHGKLTDHSGKSVDFRNVILIMTTNAGAADMARAAYGFTRTKREGEDLEAINRMFAPEFRNRLDAVVTFRHLPAEVIVKVVDKFIMQLDAQLADRNVSIELTDEARSWLVENGYDEQMGARPMARVIQQVIKTPLADEVLFGRLKNGGTVRVVVVTQEDGVKKLGFLFPEGPVLPRPERDIVEAGKKRVRPEPEVRRAKSRRLKEEGGDDEDDLDDDASGDESETVEEPDLKH comes from the coding sequence ATGCCGTCGTTCTCCCGCAATCTCGAACAATCGCTGCACCGGGCCTTGGCCATCGCCAATGAACGGCATCATGAATATGCCACGCTTGAGCATTTGCTGTTCAGTCTGACCGAGGATGGGGACGCCGCCGCCGTGCTGCGGGCCTGTTCCGTCGATCTCGATCTTCTGCGAAAAAATCTTCGCGAATATATTGACCAGGAACTCGACAATTTGGTCAGCGAGGATCGCGAGGATGCCAAGCCGACAGCGGGATTTCAGCGCGTCATCCAGAGAGCAGTCATTCATGTGCAGTCTTCCGGGCGCGAGGAAGTCACCGGCGCCAATGTGCTGGTCGCGATTTTCGCCGAGCGCGAGAGCCATGCTGCTTATTTCCTGCAGGAGCAGGATATGACGCGCTACGACGCGGTCAATTACATCAGCCATGGGATCGCCAAACGGCCCGGCCTTACGGATTCCTCGAGGACGCCGCGCGGCACCGAGGAGGAAGCCGAAGCGCGCGAGCCAAGAGATGCCAAGGACAACGGCGACTCGAAGAAAAAAGAGGGCGCTCTCGATGCCTATTGCGTCAATCTCAACAAGAAGGCCAGGGATGGGCGGATCGATCCTTTGATCGGACGCGAGCCGGAAGTTCAACGGACCATCCAGGTGCTGTGCCGCCGCCACAAGAACAATCCGCTGCTCGTCGGTGATCCCGGTGTCGGCAAGACCGCAATCGCCGAAGGGCTAGCCCGCAAAATCGTCAAGGGCGAGGTCCCCGAGGTTCTCGCGGAAGCGACGGTGTTCGCGCTCGATATGGGCACGCTTCTGGCCGGGACCCGCTACCGTGGCGATTTCGAGGAACGCCTCAAGCAGGTGATGAAGGAAATCGAAAATCACAAAAAGGCAATTCTCTTCATCGACGAAATTCATACCGTCATCGGTGCGGGAGCGACGTCCGGCGGCGCCATGGACGCGTCCAATCTTTTAAAGCCCGCCCTCGCGCAAGGTGTCCTGCGCTGCATCGGTTCGACAACCTACAAGGAATACCGGCAGTATTTCGAGAAGGATCGCGCACTCGTCCGCCGCTTCCAGAAAATCGACATCAATGAGCCCTCGATCCCTGACGCGATCGAGATCATGAAAGGGCTGAAACCCTATTTCGAGGAGTTCCACAAAATCCGCTACACCAATGAAGCGGTGAAGGCTGCGGTGGAACTCTCGGCGCGCTACATCAACGACCGCAAGCTGCCCGACAAGGCGATCGATGTGATCGACGAGACGGGGGCGAGCCAGATGCTGCTGCCGGAACCCAAACGGAAGAAGACGATCGGCATCAAGGAGGTCGAGGCGACCATCGCGACGATGGCGCGGATTCCTCCCAAGACCGTGTCGAAGGATGATGCCGAGGTTCTCGAACATCTGACCGAGACACTTGAGCGCGTGGTCTATGGTCAGAATGATGCGATCGTGGCGCTGACAGCCGCGATCAAACTGGCCAGGGCAGGGTTGCGCGACGGCGAGAAGCCGATTGGCAGCTACCTCTTCTCGGGACCGACGGGCGTCGGCAAGACCGAGGTCGCCCGGCAGCTCGCGGTCAGTCTTGGCGTTGAACTCGTGCGCTTCGACATGTCGGAATATATGGAGCGGCACACCGTCTCAAGGCTCATCGGCGCGCCGCCTGGCTATGTCGGCTTCGACCAGGGCGGCCTCTTGACCGATGCAATCGACCAGCATCCCCATTGCGTCTTGCTCCTTGACGAGATCGAAAAGGCGCATCCCGACCTCTATAATATTTTGTTGCAGGTCATGGATCATGGAAAGCTCACCGATCACAGCGGCAAGTCGGTCGATTTCCGCAACGTCATCTTGATCATGACCACCAATGCCGGTGCCGCCGACATGGCGCGCGCCGCCTATGGTTTTACCCGCACGAAACGTGAGGGCGAGGATCTTGAGGCAATCAACCGGATGTTCGCGCCAGAATTCCGCAATCGGCTCGACGCGGTTGTCACTTTCCGGCATCTGCCCGCCGAAGTCATCGTCAAGGTCGTCGACAAATTCATCATGCAGCTCGATGCGCAACTCGCCGACCGCAATGTCTCGATCGAACTCACCGATGAGGCGCGCAGCTGGCTCGTTGAAAATGGCTATGATGAGCAGATGGGCGCGCGGCCGATGGCGCGCGTGATCCAGCAGGTCATCAAGACGCCGCTTGCCGATGAAGTCCTGTTCGGCCGTTTGAAAAACGGCGGAACGGTGCGGGTCGTGGTTGTGACCCAAGAAGATGGTGTCAAGAAACTGGGCTTCCTGTTCCCGGAAGGGCCGGTTCTCCCGCGCCCGGAACGTGATATCGTCGAAGCTGGCAAAAAGCGTGTCCGGCCCGAACCCGAAGTGCGGCGGGCGAAATCCCGCCGCCTTAAGGAAGAAGGTGGCGACGACGAGGACGATCTGGATGACGACGCATCCGGCGATGAGTCGGAAACGGTCGAGGAGCCGGATCTGAAGCATTGA
- the clpS gene encoding ATP-dependent Clp protease adapter ClpS, producing MPTYPVFAAAKDTPPGEGGPGSGTAVITRPKTQVRHPNMYRVLLLNDDYTPMEFVVSVLRKYFNKGPEEATRIMLHVHQHGVGECGIFTYEIAETKVTQVMDHARKHQHPLQCIMEKK from the coding sequence ATCCCGACCTACCCGGTCTTCGCCGCCGCCAAGGACACGCCGCCGGGAGAGGGCGGCCCCGGTTCCGGCACCGCTGTGATCACGCGTCCGAAGACGCAAGTCCGGCATCCAAACATGTATCGCGTCTTGCTTTTGAACGACGATTACACTCCAATGGAGTTCGTCGTTTCCGTCCTGAGGAAATACTTCAACAAAGGCCCCGAAGAGGCAACCCGTATCATGCTTCATGTTCATCAGCATGGCGTCGGCGAATGCGGGATTTTTACTTATGAAATCGCCGAGACGAAAGTGACGCAGGTCATGGATCACGCGCGCAAGCATCAGCACCCCCTGCAGTGCATCATGGAAAAAAAGTGA
- a CDS encoding phasin family protein, translating to MSASIAMRSWAAVTLIPPQMAGLFSLVPHRRFCLAISRTELVPSDAVRAHDAATDGVLAAGLRLAQHVSLRLRASPIWDAILTWPKTTPPQAFGGEHYLPKEAYNMARKSRRAEVPGAGVPLADENPAIETKEETVETKEETVPAAEASLPAPEDSFHAAEENSALVAAEEIQVEPSVPSVINAAGVKEDESPVDPVTGVIEAALADDFEVLEELGDESLRAAQSLATSYSENARLFAREAANYSRSCFEARASFAGAVLTAKSFENAVQLRNCYAKSAYARFMAHLLNMNALACRQLGEAFLQDAPPVTKVPGVKT from the coding sequence ATGAGCGCGTCCATCGCGATGCGATCATGGGCTGCGGTCACTTTGATCCCGCCACAAATGGCGGGTCTTTTCAGCTTGGTTCCGCACCGCAGATTTTGCCTTGCCATTTCCAGGACGGAGCTCGTGCCTTCTGACGCCGTAAGGGCACATGACGCAGCGACGGACGGAGTTCTTGCCGCCGGCCTCCGCCTGGCGCAACATGTTTCATTGCGATTGCGCGCGTCTCCCATTTGGGATGCCATCCTTACTTGGCCGAAAACGACGCCGCCACAAGCCTTTGGCGGCGAGCATTATTTGCCGAAGGAGGCGTATAACATGGCCAGAAAAAGCCGCCGCGCAGAAGTCCCTGGTGCCGGGGTGCCATTGGCGGACGAGAATCCCGCAATAGAAACCAAGGAAGAAACTGTAGAAACCAAGGAAGAGACTGTTCCGGCCGCTGAAGCGAGTCTTCCCGCCCCCGAAGACTCCTTTCACGCGGCCGAGGAAAACTCCGCTCTTGTGGCCGCCGAAGAAATCCAAGTGGAACCCAGCGTCCCATCCGTCATCAACGCGGCCGGAGTGAAGGAAGACGAATCGCCGGTTGATCCGGTGACGGGAGTCATTGAAGCCGCCCTGGCCGATGATTTCGAAGTTCTCGAAGAACTCGGCGACGAAAGTTTGCGGGCGGCTCAATCCCTTGCCACCTCTTATTCTGAAAACGCGCGGCTGTTCGCGAGGGAAGCGGCCAATTATTCGCGGAGCTGTTTTGAAGCAAGAGCCTCATTTGCGGGCGCCGTACTGACCGCCAAATCCTTCGAGAACGCGGTTCAGCTTCGGAACTGTTATGCCAAGTCAGCCTATGCCAGATTTATGGCGCATCTCTTAAACATGAACGCACTCGCGTGCCGTCAACTCGGAGAGGCGTTCCTGCAGGACGCGCCGCCCGTCACGAAAGTGCCTGGTGTGAAGACGTAG
- a CDS encoding phasin family protein, translating to MGYEAEDLQKFGKEQFDAAAAATTSFTKSLQAIATETADYSKKSFESSTAFVEKLLGAKSYESAIQIQTDYWKNSCAGFVAEATKLSELYSSLAKEAFKPIETALAKVQAAKN from the coding sequence ATGGGCTACGAAGCAGAAGACCTCCAAAAGTTTGGTAAGGAACAGTTCGACGCGGCCGCGGCGGCGACAACCTCGTTCACCAAGTCTCTACAAGCTATCGCAACGGAAACAGCCGATTATTCGAAGAAATCCTTCGAAAGCAGCACTGCTTTCGTGGAAAAATTGCTCGGCGCCAAGTCTTATGAAAGCGCTATCCAGATCCAGACCGATTATTGGAAGAATTCCTGTGCTGGCTTCGTCGCGGAAGCAACCAAGCTTAGCGAATTGTATTCAAGCCTAGCCAAGGAAGCTTTCAAGCCGATCGAGACGGCGTTGGCCAAGGTGCAGGCTGCGAAGAACTAA
- a CDS encoding phasin family protein — MRIALYKLFARRESWLVKQERDAMTQNFQDIPKFSKAQFEAVAAATTNVTKSLQEIATETANYSKKSFEKSAALVEKLLGVKSYESAVQLQTEYWKSAYADFVAEATKLSELYSGLAKEAFKPVESVYSKVQG, encoded by the coding sequence ATGCGCATAGCGCTTTATAAGTTGTTTGCGCGAAGAGAAAGCTGGCTTGTTAAACAAGAGAGAGACGCAATGACGCAAAATTTCCAAGATATCCCAAAATTCAGTAAAGCACAGTTCGAGGCTGTTGCCGCCGCGACAACGAATGTAACCAAATCTCTACAAGAGATTGCAACGGAAACAGCGAATTATTCGAAAAAATCCTTCGAAAAGAGTGCTGCTCTCGTCGAAAAGCTGCTCGGCGTCAAGTCCTACGAGAGTGCGGTCCAGCTCCAGACGGAATATTGGAAAAGTGCTTACGCTGACTTTGTCGCGGAGGCAACAAAACTGAGCGAACTCTATTCCGGCCTCGCAAAAGAAGCTTTCAAACCCGTGGAATCAGTGTATTCGAAGGTCCAGGGATGA